One genomic segment of Bacteroidota bacterium includes these proteins:
- a CDS encoding hexapeptide transferase, whose translation MIKRVLYLSYYIRKLNRKMFKSFSAHVKKENSISSLSLYSDILRSSLKYNISILEYFQFHFINLNDKERNTFAGTGFMYEYQLLMNPKSTRFVLENKLIFLEKYGKFIKHKFCSLSNIEKNPDAANEVLKNKSGKIVLKSSDGQCGIGIEVRNTNEFTPEKLRQRLIETGNNMVEEFVVQHDDIMKISPSGLNTIRIITQLNSKDEVEILGARFRISVNSSVDNLAAGNIAAPIDENTGVVNGPGVYSDITKPDEIVHPITKEKILGFKIPFWSETLNLVKEAALSNKTNRSIGWDLAITNDGPDIIEGNHDWCKLLWQLPVKKGLKHDLEKYL comes from the coding sequence ATAATCAAAAGAGTTTTATATTTATCTTACTACATTAGAAAGTTAAACAGAAAAATGTTTAAATCTTTTTCCGCACATGTGAAAAAAGAAAATTCAATTTCTTCCCTGAGTTTATATTCAGATATTTTGCGAAGCAGTTTAAAATATAATATATCAATACTTGAATATTTTCAGTTTCATTTTATTAATTTAAATGATAAGGAAAGAAATACATTTGCAGGAACAGGATTTATGTATGAATATCAGCTGTTGATGAATCCCAAGTCAACCAGATTTGTTCTGGAAAACAAACTTATTTTTTTAGAGAAATATGGGAAATTCATAAAGCATAAGTTTTGTTCGCTCTCAAATATTGAGAAAAATCCTGATGCAGCAAACGAAGTGCTGAAAAATAAATCAGGTAAAATAGTTCTAAAAAGTTCTGACGGACAATGCGGTATCGGCATTGAAGTAAGAAACACCAATGAGTTTACTCCTGAAAAATTAAGGCAAAGACTCATAGAGACGGGAAATAACATGGTGGAAGAATTTGTTGTGCAGCATGACGACATTATGAAAATTTCTCCTTCAGGTTTGAATACAATCAGAATTATAACTCAATTGAATAGCAAAGACGAAGTTGAAATTTTAGGTGCAAGATTCAGAATATCCGTTAACTCAAGCGTTGATAATTTAGCGGCAGGAAACATAGCCGCTCCTATAGATGAAAATACCGGAGTTGTTAACGGTCCCGGTGTTTACAGCGATATTACAAAACCAGATGAAATAGTTCATCCAATTACAAAAGAAAAGATACTCGGATTTAAAATTCCTTTTTGGAGTGAAACATTAAATTTAGTTAAAGAAGCCGCTCTCTCAAATAAAACAAACAGATCTATTGGCTGGGACCTGGCAATTACAAATGATGGTCCGGATATAATTGAAGGTAATCATGACTGGTGCAAACTTTTATGGCAGCTTCCGGTTAAAAAAGGTCTGAAACACGATTTAGAAAAATATTTATAA
- a CDS encoding aminotransferase class I/II-fold pyridoxal phosphate-dependent enzyme: MSINNSFETPAGEKEKIYLSSPHMGGNEQKYVSEAFASNWVAPLGPNVNGFEVDLQNFTHVSHAAALSSGTAAIHLALILLGVKPGDYVICQSMTFSASANPIAYLGANPVFIDSEKDTWNMCPDSLRNAIKELTASNKKPKAIIPVHLYGMPAKLDEIMAIATEFEIPVLEDAAEALGSTYKGKPCGSFGKFGVLSFNGNKIITTSGGGALISEDDGLIKKARFLSTQARDNAPHYQHSEIGYNYRMSNISAGIGRGQMEVLLDRVAARRNNFIRYKEFFKSNDAVTFLEEPNSDFYSNRWLTTILVDSDKSGGVSREDIRLEFEKENIEARPLWKPMHLQPVFEGCKYFGTDVSEKIFDTGLCLPSGSNLRESDFDRIFNSLEKVFKNNRSF, encoded by the coding sequence ATGAGCATTAATAATTCCTTTGAAACACCTGCCGGTGAGAAAGAAAAAATATATCTTTCTTCTCCGCACATGGGTGGAAATGAACAAAAATATGTCAGCGAAGCATTTGCTTCAAACTGGGTTGCTCCATTAGGACCAAATGTTAATGGATTCGAAGTTGATTTACAGAATTTTACTCATGTAAGCCATGCAGCGGCACTATCATCAGGTACAGCAGCTATTCACCTTGCGTTAATTCTATTGGGTGTAAAGCCCGGAGATTACGTAATATGCCAAAGTATGACTTTTTCTGCATCAGCTAATCCCATTGCTTATTTAGGCGCAAACCCTGTGTTTATTGATTCGGAAAAAGATACATGGAACATGTGTCCGGACTCACTTAGAAACGCAATAAAAGAATTAACAGCGTCCAATAAAAAGCCTAAGGCAATCATTCCTGTTCACCTTTATGGAATGCCTGCTAAACTTGATGAGATAATGGCAATTGCGACAGAATTCGAAATCCCCGTACTGGAGGACGCAGCAGAAGCACTAGGATCAACGTACAAAGGAAAGCCGTGCGGTTCATTCGGTAAATTCGGAGTTCTAAGCTTTAATGGAAATAAAATTATTACAACAAGCGGAGGCGGCGCATTAATTTCGGAAGATGATGGATTAATTAAGAAAGCAAGATTTTTATCAACACAGGCAAGAGATAACGCACCACATTATCAGCACTCCGAAATTGGTTATAACTACCGAATGTCAAATATTTCAGCAGGTATTGGAAGAGGCCAGATGGAAGTATTACTTGATAGAGTTGCAGCAAGAAGAAATAATTTTATAAGGTACAAAGAATTTTTTAAATCAAATGATGCTGTTACATTTTTAGAAGAACCGAATAGTGATTTTTATTCCAACAGATGGCTTACCACAATTTTAGTTGATTCAGATAAATCAGGAGGAGTATCAAGAGAAGATATAAGACTGGAATTTGAAAAGGAGAATATTGAAGCAAGACCACTTTGGAAGCCTATGCATTTACAGCCGGTATTTGAAGGCTGCAAATACTTTGGAACTGATGTCTCAGAAAAAATATTTGATACCGGTTTGTGTCTTCCTTCCGGTTCTAATTTGAGAGAAAGTGATTTTGACAGAATTTTTAATTCATTAGAGAAAGTTTTTAAAAATAATAGAAGCTTTTAA
- a CDS encoding sugar transferase produces MYRFFFKRVLDFILSLIVLIVLSPFLVLFTLILLAANKSTAFFFQERPGLHKKPFKVIKFKTMNDKKDKNGNLLPDVQRITKIGSFVRKYSIDELPQFFNVLIGDMSLIGPRPLLFKYIPLYSKEQDRRHEVRPGITGLAQVNGRNSISWKEKFEFDVYYVDNLSFFLDMKILFQTVLKVIKREGVNQSSDRPMQPFNGNN; encoded by the coding sequence ATGTACAGATTTTTTTTTAAACGGGTTTTAGATTTTATTTTAAGCTTGATAGTTCTGATTGTTCTTTCACCTTTTCTTGTTTTATTCACTTTAATACTTTTAGCAGCCAATAAATCTACTGCATTCTTTTTTCAGGAGCGACCGGGCTTACATAAAAAGCCTTTTAAAGTCATCAAGTTCAAAACTATGAATGACAAAAAAGATAAGAATGGAAATCTGCTACCTGATGTTCAGAGAATTACAAAAATTGGTTCATTTGTCCGCAAGTATTCTATAGATGAACTGCCTCAATTTTTCAATGTTCTAATTGGTGATATGAGTTTGATTGGACCAAGACCTTTATTGTTCAAGTATATCCCGCTATATAGTAAAGAACAGGATAGAAGACATGAAGTAAGACCGGGTATAACAGGTTTGGCGCAGGTCAACGGACGCAACAGCATAAGCTGGAAAGAGAAATTTGAGTTCGATGTTTATTATGTCGATAACCTGTCATTTTTTTTAGATATGAAAATTTTATTCCAGACAGTTTTAAAAGTGATTAAAAGAGAGGGTGTAAACCAAAGCAGTGACAGACCTATGCAGCCGTTCAATGGAAACAATTAA
- a CDS encoding YdcF family protein yields the protein MKKENFYIPLFILAACWFFLSTNYLIPKLLISQLENKYSPYTSKISKDTSVYNIVVLGAGFTENKKLPFNDQLSPSALSRLIEGIRIYNLHPKSKLIVSGPGFEGEISQGEVFKKVAVSLGIDSSSINIINTATNTYEEAKKYTEKFGKDSQVILVTSSYHMPRAMTMFEHNGIKPVPAPTDFKFKNNKFSPMLFFPSIENMHYVQIAIIEYTGLVYAKWFLF from the coding sequence ATGAAGAAGGAAAATTTTTACATTCCATTATTTATTTTAGCTGCCTGCTGGTTCTTTCTTTCGACAAATTATTTAATACCAAAACTTTTAATTTCACAATTAGAAAATAAATATTCGCCATATACATCAAAAATTTCCAAAGATACATCTGTTTATAACATAGTAGTTTTAGGAGCAGGGTTTACGGAGAATAAAAAGCTGCCGTTTAATGACCAGCTCTCCCCTTCTGCTCTTTCAAGATTAATTGAAGGAATAAGAATTTATAACCTTCATCCAAAAAGTAAATTAATAGTATCAGGTCCGGGATTTGAAGGAGAAATTTCGCAAGGTGAAGTATTTAAAAAAGTTGCTGTGTCTCTGGGTATAGATTCTTCTTCTATAAACATTATAAATACAGCTACCAATACATATGAAGAGGCTAAAAAATATACTGAGAAATTCGGGAAAGATTCACAGGTTATTCTTGTTACAAGCTCTTACCATATGCCCCGTGCGATGACAATGTTTGAACATAACGGAATTAAACCAGTACCCGCTCCTACAGATTTTAAATTCAAAAATAACAAATTTTCACCGATGCTTTTTTTTCCATCTATTGAAAATATGCATTATGTTCAGATAGCTATAATTGAATACACCGGTTTAGTATATGCTAAATGGTTTTTATTTTAA